A single region of the Arthrobacter sp. V1I7 genome encodes:
- a CDS encoding dihydroxyacetone kinase family protein translates to MKKIINAPEAVIEDYITGLVAANPHLARVAGLPIIVRSPESKKQDDRVALISGGGSGHEPAHAGYVGTGMLDAAVLGPVFTSPSVDNVYAAIVATATKTGALLIVKNYTGDRLNFGLAAEMARVEGIPVEMIIVADDAALGDSSGAGRRGLTATVLVHKIAGAAAERGWPPAQIVAAVERLLAGTATMGVALGPCYLPGATAPNFALGDTEIEWGLGIHGEAGSELGEIARSADIAERLVDTIVADRGLSAGTDVVALINSLGGTPDLDLRILQGDVLAALAARDLRVHMTWAGPFLTSLEMPGASLTVATVDAELLELLADDARVVAFPQTTPLLGPSGAVTVAAPELFEADTDGGASSPDVAEIHEFTEAIADALINAESELTDLDRQVGDGDLGTNLARGAKAVCAASARLYTQPDAARYLTAVSDIVRREVGGTSGPLYSLLLLAMAERLAGIDGAPSPADWSAALGDGSARVQVVGGAAPGDSTMIDALHPAAQSLAAAGGASAKQRTVDAADAARSGATSTATLKPSLGRSSYVGDRAIGIPDPGAVAVALQFEALARALALSGTSTNGTAR, encoded by the coding sequence ATGAAGAAGATCATCAACGCCCCCGAGGCGGTCATCGAGGACTACATCACCGGCTTGGTCGCGGCCAACCCGCATCTGGCGCGAGTTGCCGGCCTCCCCATCATCGTGCGCTCACCCGAGTCAAAAAAGCAGGACGACCGTGTCGCCCTGATCTCCGGCGGCGGGTCCGGACACGAACCGGCGCATGCCGGATATGTGGGGACGGGAATGCTGGATGCCGCCGTTCTCGGTCCCGTTTTTACGTCGCCGTCCGTCGACAACGTGTACGCAGCCATCGTCGCCACGGCGACGAAAACAGGGGCCCTGCTCATCGTCAAGAACTACACCGGCGACAGGCTGAACTTCGGTCTGGCAGCCGAGATGGCGCGCGTCGAGGGTATCCCGGTCGAGATGATCATCGTCGCGGACGACGCGGCCTTGGGGGACTCCTCTGGGGCCGGTCGCCGCGGCCTCACCGCCACCGTGCTCGTGCACAAGATTGCGGGGGCGGCCGCGGAGCGCGGCTGGCCGCCCGCTCAGATCGTCGCAGCGGTCGAGCGGCTCCTGGCGGGGACAGCGACCATGGGTGTCGCCCTCGGCCCCTGCTACCTCCCCGGCGCCACTGCACCGAACTTCGCCCTTGGCGACACCGAGATCGAGTGGGGCCTGGGCATCCACGGCGAAGCCGGCAGCGAACTGGGCGAGATTGCTCGGTCGGCCGACATCGCCGAGCGTCTTGTCGACACCATCGTCGCCGATCGCGGACTCTCCGCCGGCACAGACGTCGTCGCCCTCATCAACTCTCTCGGCGGCACACCCGACCTCGACCTGCGCATTCTGCAGGGCGACGTGCTCGCGGCACTCGCCGCACGTGATCTGCGGGTACATATGACATGGGCCGGGCCTTTCCTCACGTCCCTCGAAATGCCCGGTGCCTCTCTTACCGTGGCCACCGTCGATGCTGAACTGCTTGAGCTGCTCGCCGACGACGCTCGCGTGGTCGCTTTCCCACAGACGACGCCGCTACTCGGCCCCTCGGGTGCGGTCACGGTCGCCGCCCCCGAACTCTTCGAGGCAGACACCGACGGGGGCGCCTCCTCGCCGGATGTCGCTGAAATCCACGAATTCACCGAGGCGATCGCGGACGCGCTTATAAATGCCGAGTCCGAACTCACGGATCTTGATCGCCAGGTCGGCGATGGCGACCTCGGAACAAATCTGGCACGCGGCGCGAAGGCGGTGTGCGCGGCATCCGCGCGCCTCTACACCCAGCCGGATGCTGCCCGCTACCTCACCGCCGTCTCCGATATCGTGCGTCGTGAGGTGGGAGGAACGTCCGGACCTCTCTACAGCCTGCTGCTGCTGGCGATGGCCGAGCGTCTTGCCGGGATCGATGGAGCGCCGAGCCCCGCAGACTGGTCGGCGGCCCTCGGCGATGGCTCCGCGCGCGTGCAAGTCGTGGGGGGCGCGGCTCCCGGCGACAGCACGATGATCGACGCCCTGCACCCGGCCGCCCAATCCCTTGCCGCGGCCGGCGGAGCCTCTGCGAAGCAGCGGACGGTTGATGCCGCCGACGCCGCGCGCTCGGGTGCAACGTCCACCGCGACGCTGAAGCCGAGCCTCGGCCGCAGCAGCTATGTCGGAGACAGGGCCATCGGCATCCCCGATCCAGGCGCCGTCGCCGTTGCCCTCCAGTTCGAAGCTCTCGCGCGCGCGTTGGCGCTATCAGGCACATCGACGAACGGAACGGCCCGATGA
- a CDS encoding ABC transporter substrate-binding protein, whose protein sequence is MKRPAKMLTGLGAVLALALTACSPGTPGSTATIPAGSGELKTVKVVGVPVVDMAALYVGEEQGFFAKEGLDLNIEFGQGTAAMIPALLNGQYDVQYGGSVNLLQAVDAELPVVAIAAGGRTTGMQGKDHGGLLVLEGSPIKAAADLEGKTIAVNALRGLHEVALWASVRKAGGDPAKVKFVEMPLPDMGAALANGQIDAASVSEPFLGVMEGQGARLVTSLYVDADPDFVTALYFVTAEKAEKDPAMIEQFNRALEKSFAYSTEHPDAVRAQLGNFTQISPGLIETMTLTNFKWGLTYDNLHLIANLAADAKSMEDPEGAAKRAAAFIDSE, encoded by the coding sequence ATGAAGCGACCAGCAAAGATGCTGACCGGGCTGGGCGCGGTCCTCGCCCTCGCCCTCACGGCTTGCAGCCCCGGTACGCCGGGGTCGACAGCGACCATACCCGCCGGCAGCGGTGAGCTGAAAACCGTGAAGGTCGTCGGCGTTCCCGTCGTAGACATGGCTGCACTGTATGTCGGCGAAGAGCAGGGCTTCTTCGCCAAGGAAGGGCTCGACCTGAATATCGAGTTCGGTCAAGGCACCGCCGCGATGATTCCGGCGCTGCTGAACGGGCAGTATGACGTACAGTACGGCGGTTCCGTCAACCTGCTCCAGGCTGTTGACGCCGAGCTCCCCGTCGTTGCGATCGCAGCCGGCGGCCGTACGACCGGGATGCAGGGCAAGGATCACGGAGGACTGCTCGTGCTCGAGGGCAGCCCCATCAAGGCGGCTGCAGACCTCGAGGGCAAGACGATAGCGGTGAACGCCCTCCGCGGCCTCCACGAGGTGGCGCTGTGGGCATCGGTGCGCAAGGCTGGCGGTGACCCGGCAAAGGTTAAATTCGTCGAAATGCCTCTTCCTGACATGGGCGCGGCACTTGCGAATGGCCAGATCGACGCGGCATCCGTCTCCGAGCCGTTTCTGGGAGTGATGGAGGGCCAGGGCGCGCGCCTCGTCACGAGCCTTTATGTCGACGCCGATCCCGATTTCGTAACGGCGCTGTACTTCGTGACCGCGGAGAAAGCCGAGAAGGATCCAGCGATGATTGAGCAATTCAACCGTGCGCTCGAGAAGTCCTTCGCTTACAGCACCGAGCACCCTGATGCCGTGCGTGCGCAACTGGGCAACTTCACGCAGATCAGCCCGGGCCTCATCGAGACGATGACCCTTACGAACTTCAAATGGGGCCTCACCTACGACAACCTGCACCTGATCGCGAACCTCGCAGCAGACGCCAAGTCGATGGAGGACCCCGAGGGCGCTGCAAAGCGGGCTGCTGCCTTCATCGACAGCGAATAA
- a CDS encoding cytochrome P450, with the protein MHDPMMAGDVVVLDVDPFSREGLTSPLTIDAAIRESAPVVWSEQYSVWFTGRYDVVDQVFRDYETFESSAGTGITNTKKTENWRKPSVILENDPPAHTKYRRIMTSVLSQRVVRRLTDSFQKQADELVDSVVGKLEFNAATELAEKFPLTVLPDAVGFQPEGREHLLPYSNLNFQSMGPRNEFYDAAVAAADEASTFVNWQMRREALVPDGLGHTIYGYVDEGEITEEDAGMLVRTFLSAGVDTTIFAIQFALKALAEHPEAWAALRDDPGLARKVFEEALRWSPPSPYIGRTTSKATELGGIRLGAGEKVIMALAAANRDPRRWDDPDAFDLSRDPSGHMAFGTGIHGCVGQMMARMEATCLLSALARRVETIELAGDPVPFFSNWLRGFEDLPMRVTLR; encoded by the coding sequence ATGCATGACCCGATGATGGCCGGCGATGTTGTCGTCCTCGACGTTGACCCCTTCTCTCGAGAGGGACTGACCAGTCCGCTCACGATCGACGCGGCGATCCGCGAATCAGCGCCCGTGGTCTGGAGTGAGCAGTACAGTGTGTGGTTCACGGGCCGATACGACGTCGTCGACCAGGTCTTCCGCGATTATGAGACTTTCGAATCCTCGGCCGGAACAGGCATCACGAACACGAAGAAGACCGAAAACTGGCGCAAGCCCAGCGTCATCCTCGAGAACGATCCACCCGCTCACACGAAGTACCGCCGGATCATGACATCGGTCCTCAGTCAGCGAGTCGTCCGACGCCTCACCGATAGCTTCCAGAAACAGGCGGACGAACTCGTTGACTCCGTGGTCGGCAAGCTCGAGTTCAACGCCGCGACCGAGCTCGCCGAGAAGTTCCCGCTGACAGTGCTCCCCGACGCCGTCGGGTTCCAGCCGGAGGGGCGTGAGCACCTGCTCCCGTACTCCAACCTCAACTTCCAGTCCATGGGACCACGAAACGAGTTCTACGACGCGGCCGTGGCAGCCGCCGACGAGGCATCGACCTTCGTGAACTGGCAGATGCGCCGCGAGGCACTCGTGCCGGACGGCCTCGGCCATACCATCTACGGGTACGTTGATGAGGGAGAGATCACCGAAGAGGATGCCGGGATGCTGGTGCGCACGTTCCTCTCGGCGGGTGTCGACACCACGATCTTCGCCATACAGTTCGCACTCAAGGCTCTCGCCGAACATCCCGAGGCATGGGCGGCTCTGCGCGATGACCCTGGCCTCGCGCGAAAGGTCTTCGAAGAAGCACTGCGCTGGAGCCCGCCGAGCCCGTACATCGGTCGGACAACGTCGAAGGCAACCGAGCTCGGCGGTATCCGCCTCGGTGCCGGCGAGAAGGTCATCATGGCGTTGGCCGCAGCGAACCGCGATCCGCGCCGCTGGGATGATCCGGACGCATTCGACCTCTCCCGGGACCCGAGTGGACACATGGCATTCGGTACGGGCATCCACGGATGCGTCGGCCAGATGATGGCACGGATGGAGGCCACGTGCCTGCTCTCCGCGCTCGCCCGACGAGTCGAGACTATCGAACTTGCGGGGGACCCCGTGCCGTTCTTCTCGAACTGGCTGCGGGGATTCGAAGACCTCCCTATGCGAGTCACCCTCCGGTAG
- a CDS encoding MarR family winged helix-turn-helix transcriptional regulator — MDERKGASDEVDARAVGQGLVTKKLPGTIVRDEYTPALLGLLSNVLVWGGSRVIHKVHGVGTNEWRIISGLGNHPGATSGELCEILGINKSIASKSVNVLLGRDLVAQINGPRGSRHLYLTPEGARVHDDLMPIAIKRQEILHESLTPEEVVQLNSLLVRMLSSAEAMQRYEAEMLAADGSGEPGEASAGRRRRHRTLSLMRSGSNGVSGM, encoded by the coding sequence ATGGACGAGCGCAAGGGAGCGTCGGACGAAGTGGACGCGCGGGCCGTAGGGCAAGGTCTTGTCACCAAGAAGCTGCCGGGTACGATCGTGCGCGATGAATACACGCCGGCTCTGCTCGGGCTGCTCTCCAATGTGCTCGTCTGGGGCGGCTCCCGCGTCATCCATAAGGTCCATGGCGTAGGAACCAATGAGTGGCGCATCATCAGCGGGCTCGGCAATCACCCGGGCGCAACCTCTGGGGAGCTCTGCGAGATCCTCGGGATCAACAAGTCGATCGCATCCAAGAGCGTCAACGTGCTGCTTGGTCGAGACCTCGTCGCGCAGATCAACGGCCCCCGCGGATCACGCCACCTCTACCTCACCCCCGAGGGCGCACGCGTCCACGACGACCTCATGCCGATCGCGATCAAACGCCAGGAGATCCTCCACGAGAGCCTAACGCCCGAAGAAGTCGTGCAGCTGAACTCCTTGCTGGTTCGGATGCTGAGCTCGGCCGAGGCGATGCAGCGCTACGAGGCGGAGATGCTCGCCGCTGACGGAAGTGGTGAACCGGGCGAGGCGTCGGCGGGCCGGCGCCGGCGTCACCGCACGCTGAGTCTGATGCGCAGCGGGTCGAACGGCGTGTCGGGGATGTAG
- a CDS encoding HtaA domain-containing protein yields the protein MSGLPPNCDAVLEWGIRGSLLSYMERDRAFEIETTGGATFSLADGVHMNGSVDADGVLFLDGSVVLRAHAGALIVPLIGVQVTGDALTIDDPGEDRVELATNPGRLALVRLGEVAGAQEGTLVYATRLAAEADALFMFNYIPDTPFDPLRIRLSVR from the coding sequence GTGAGTGGATTACCGCCGAACTGTGATGCCGTGCTCGAGTGGGGCATCCGCGGCTCGTTGCTGTCGTATATGGAGCGTGACCGTGCGTTCGAGATCGAAACGACGGGCGGGGCTACGTTCTCGCTTGCGGATGGCGTGCATATGAACGGCAGCGTGGATGCTGACGGTGTGCTGTTCCTCGACGGGTCGGTTGTCTTGCGTGCCCACGCCGGCGCCCTGATCGTGCCCCTGATCGGCGTTCAGGTGACCGGCGATGCGCTGACGATCGATGACCCCGGGGAGGACCGGGTCGAGTTGGCGACGAACCCTGGCCGGCTCGCGCTGGTGCGACTGGGCGAGGTCGCGGGGGCGCAGGAGGGCACGCTCGTATACGCGACGCGCCTCGCCGCGGAGGCGGACGCGCTCTTTATGTTCAACTACATCCCCGACACGCCGTTCGACCCGCTGCGCATCAGACTCAGCGTGCGGTGA
- a CDS encoding LysR family transcriptional regulator, protein MELRWMRTFVAGGTELNYGRAAIVPHVSQPAVSQQIRQLEREVGVPLFERTSRSVRLTAAGEAFLPHCEQTLADADAATSPWARRCPSARGNLRTTHRVLKRRWTR, encoded by the coding sequence ATGGAACTTCGCTGGATGAGGACTTTCGTTGCCGGTGGAACGGAACTTAACTATGGCCGCGCCGCGATTGTGCCCCACGTCAGCCAGCCGGCCGTAAGCCAACAGATCCGCCAGCTCGAGCGGGAAGTTGGTGTTCCGCTGTTTGAACGCACTTCGCGCTCGGTGCGACTGACGGCGGCGGGGGAGGCGTTCTTGCCGCACTGCGAGCAAACCTTGGCAGACGCCGACGCGGCAACTTCTCCTTGGGCACGGCGATGTCCATCAGCCAGGGGGAATTTACGCACTACTCACCGGGTGCTCAAACGGAGGTGGACGCGCTGA
- a CDS encoding SUMF1/EgtB/PvdO family nonheme iron enzyme — MNLCAHSEAHKPWTGKTLCPRWQGSFPKTTTRDGGHLGTGPIKTFPPNGYGLYEMAGRVRGWRAATVALQ, encoded by the coding sequence ATGAACCTTTGTGCACACTCAGAGGCCCACAAGCCCTGGACAGGGAAAACACTGTGCCCGAGGTGGCAAGGCAGCTTCCCCAAAACCACTACCCGCGACGGCGGCCACCTCGGCACCGGCCCTATAAAAACCTTTCCGCCCAACGGCTACGGCCTCTATGAAATGGCCGGCAGAGTCAGAGGATGGCGTGCCGCCACCGTCGCGCTGCAATGA
- a CDS encoding CBS domain-containing protein: MSAVREFMTTDAQCIKENQSLVDAARMMLDLDCGSLPICGDDGKLKGMITDRDIVLKCVAVGRDPREMMARDLAAGRPHWIDADANVDAAIEMMEKYQVRRLPVIADHKLVGIISQGDIARNYSEERVGELVEHISERKRMQSSSS, from the coding sequence ATGAGTGCCGTACGTGAATTCATGACTACGGATGCACAGTGTATTAAGGAGAACCAGTCCCTCGTAGATGCCGCACGGATGATGCTGGATCTGGACTGCGGATCGTTGCCGATCTGTGGTGACGACGGCAAGTTGAAGGGTATGATCACCGATCGGGACATCGTGCTCAAGTGCGTTGCAGTGGGCCGTGATCCACGCGAGATGATGGCTCGCGACCTCGCCGCGGGCAGGCCGCACTGGATTGACGCCGATGCGAACGTTGACGCCGCCATCGAAATGATGGAGAAGTACCAGGTCCGGCGGCTCCCGGTCATTGCTGACCATAAGTTGGTAGGCATCATCAGCCAGGGTGACATCGCGCGCAACTACTCAGAGGAGCGGGTGGGCGAACTGGTGGAGCACATTTCGGAACGCAAGCGAATGCAGTCGAGCAGTTCATAA
- a CDS encoding transposase, which translates to MAARQQISDKAWAVMAPHFPVWKGNGRPIMDMRRTLEGIVWRFRTGAPWRDVPERFGNWKSVYGRFADWTKDGTWASVLAAVQAAGQRAGDVDWTVSMDATITRVHQHGATLPRTIGGHRWAPCDHSRNATPPDFRSPW; encoded by the coding sequence ATGGCAGCAAGGCAGCAAATTTCCGACAAGGCATGGGCAGTGATGGCACCGCATTTCCCGGTTTGGAAGGGGAACGGGCGTCCGATCATGGACATGCGGCGGACGCTGGAGGGCATCGTATGGCGGTTCCGCACCGGGGCGCCCTGGCGTGATGTGCCCGAGAGATTCGGGAACTGGAAATCGGTCTACGGGCGCTTCGCAGACTGGACCAAAGACGGTACCTGGGCCAGTGTTCTCGCCGCAGTTCAGGCAGCCGGCCAGCGTGCCGGCGATGTCGACTGGACCGTGTCGATGGACGCGACGATCACCCGCGTGCATCAGCACGGCGCCACCCTTCCCCGCACCATAGGGGGGCACCGCTGGGCACCGTGTGACCACAGCAGAAACGCGACGCCCCCGGACTTTCGCTCACCGTGGTGA
- a CDS encoding zinc-binding dehydrogenase yields the protein MGSVATTLLNGRGYEVHAATGRPEQSERLRLLGASEIVARDELSREGRPLQKERWAGAIDTVGGRTLASVLSQVRYGGRVAACGLAGGSDLPTTVLPFILRGISLLGIDSVRAPHSLRDRAWACLADELDFAVLDSITTVEPMSAIGSLGKAILSGEIAGRVVIDVNN from the coding sequence GTGGGCAGCGTGGCTACCACTCTCCTTAATGGCCGCGGGTACGAAGTGCATGCCGCGACGGGCAGGCCAGAACAGTCCGAGCGTTTGCGCTTGCTTGGTGCATCAGAGATTGTTGCCCGGGATGAACTCTCGAGGGAGGGGCGCCCACTGCAAAAAGAGAGGTGGGCAGGCGCAATCGATACAGTAGGTGGCCGCACCCTCGCCTCAGTGTTGTCCCAAGTAAGGTACGGCGGGCGTGTGGCTGCATGCGGACTTGCGGGAGGAAGTGATCTGCCCACGACGGTCCTTCCCTTTATCCTCCGCGGGATCAGCCTTCTCGGAATAGACTCTGTCCGGGCACCCCACTCCCTGCGAGATCGAGCATGGGCGTGTCTTGCCGATGAGCTTGATTTCGCTGTTTTGGACAGCATCACAACGGTGGAACCGATGAGTGCTATCGGTTCACTCGGCAAAGCGATCCTCAGCGGAGAAATCGCTGGCAGAGTCGTCATCGATGTAAACAACTGA